The Deinococcus sp. KNUC1210 nucleotide sequence TGAGCGGGCCGACACTGCCCGCGAACGAGAGGCGCTCAAGCTCGACCGCCAGGAAACCAAGCGCGAACGCGACGAGCTGAAACGCGAGATCGAGCGGGTCAACCGCAGGGCCGAGCAACTCGACGCACGCGGCGACCGCCTGAGCCATCAGGAAGAGCGGCTGGAGGCGCATGAGAAGTCGCTCGCCGAGCAGGAAGCCCATCTGGTCGAGCGGCAGCGCGGCGTGGAACTCAAGCTGTACGAGGTGGCTGCCCTGACGCCCGAGCAGGCCCGAGAACAGCTGCTGAGCAAGATCGACGCCGAGCTGGACGAGGAAAAAGCCATCCGGGTACGTTCGATGCAGGAGCGGGCAGGCACCGAGGCCAAGCGGCATGCCCGGCACATCATCGCCCAGGCCATTCAGCGCAGCGCTTCCGAGACCTCGGCGGCGCTGTCTGTGTCGGTGGTGCCCATTCCCAGCGACGCCATGAAGGGCCGCATCATCGGGCGCGAGGGGCGCAATATCCGCGCCTTCGAAAGCCTGACCGGTGTGGACCTGATCATTGACGACACGCCCGAAGCGGTGATCCTGAGCAGCTTCAACCCGGTCCGCCGCGAGGTGGCGCGGCATGTGCTCGAAGCGCTGGTGGCCGATGGGCGCATTCATCCGAGCCGCATCGAAGAGATGGTTCACCGCGCCCAGGACGATATGAAGACCTTCATCTACAGCCAGGGCGAGGAGGCCGCCAGCAGCAGCGGCGTGCTGGGCCTGAAGCCGGGACTGGTGCAGCTGCTGGGGCGCATGTACTTCCGCACCAGTTACGGTCAGAACGTGCTGAAGCACAGTGTGCAGGTGGCGCACCTGACCGGCATCATGGCCGCCGAACTGGGCCTGGACGTGAACATGGCCCGCCGCGCCGGACTGATGCACGACGTGGGCAAAAGCATCGACCGCGAGATCGAGGGCACGCACGTCGATATCGGGGTGTCGCTGGGTCGCCGCTTCGGAGAGCCGATGGAAGTGATCGACGCCATCGCGCACCACCACGACCCCGAGAATGGTGAGACGCTGTACAGCGTGCTGGTCGCCGCCGCCGACGCCATCTCGGCGGCCCGGCCCGGTGCGCGGCGCGAGGAACTGGAAAGCTACATCAAGCGGCTGGAAAATCTGGAACATATCGCCGTCAGCTTTCCCGGCGTGCAGACCGCCTACGCCGTGCAGGCCGGGCGCGAGGTGCGCGTGCTGGTGCAGCCCGAGAAGGTCAGCGACGCGCAGGCGACCCTGCTGGCCCGCGAGATCGCCAACCGCATCGAGCAGGATATGGAGTATCCCGGTCAGGTGCAGGTGACGGTGGTGCGCGAAAGCAGAGCAGTGGAAGTGGCAAAGTGAGGAAACAGAAGTAAGGAAATAAGGAAAAGAGCAGCACAGAAGAGGGCGGGGCATCCAGACTCGGATGCCCCGCCCTCTTCTGATCGGTGCCCGCTCTATTGCCGCGCCACCGTGCTGCTCGCCCCGTGCTGCCTCGACTGCTTCAGCTTGCGCTGGAGGCGACGTTCCTTGATCGCTTCCGACAGGAAGTAGCTGCCCACCACCAGAATGACTGCCAGCACCTGTGACACCAGCCCTTCCCAGGTGGGATAGACGCCCAGCCACAGGCTCGCCCACGACGGCAGTTCCAGACCCACGACGCCGTGAACGGGAAACCAGCCGACCAGTTGCAGCACATGAACGGTGTTGCCCACCATGACCGCCAGCACCGCGCAGATCATCATGCCCGTCCAGACCAGCAGCTTTTTCATGGGCAGTTTGGCCTGAAGCGCGAAGACCAGCACGCCCACGCCCACCACGGCAGCCAGTCCCAGGCCCGTGCCGCTGAGGACCGGAGCGCTGCCGGACTGCAGCGCCAGCGACTGCAGGAACAGTACCGTTTCAAAGCCCTCGCGGTAGATGCTGGTAAAGCCCAGCAGGGTCAGGCCGACCCACTGCCCGACGTTCTGGCCCATCAGACTGTGCTTGGTCTTCTGAAAGTCGGCCATGCGGTCGTTCCAGTACACCTGATGCACGAACCAGTTCATGATGATGAGCAGCACGGCAATCGCCAGCACGCTGATCACCGCTTCCAGCTTTTCCCCGAAGCGGGCGAACAGCGACAGCGTGCCGCTCATCACGAACCAGGTGACGGCGGTGGCGGCAAAGGCCAGCGCCGCGCCCCACCACATCGGGCGGCGCAGGTGGCGCACCTCCGGGCGGCGCAGACTGCCCATGAGGGCCGCCAGGATCAGCACCGCTTCCAGACCCTCGCGGAAGACGATCACGCCCGCGTTGGTCGCCACGGCGGCCGGGGCCTGCTCGGTGCCCAGCAGTTCACCCGTCTGGGCCAATTCCTGATCGAGCTGGGCGCGGCTGGCCTTTACCTGGGCAAGCGGCGCACGGTCGCGGATCAGGCGGGCGAGGCCGGCAGGGGAGTCCCCGTTCCAGAACAGGTTTTCGAGTCTCAGCTTCAGATCGGGGGCAAACACCGCGATGCGGGCTTCCGGGCCGCTTTCCAGCGTGGCGTAGGCGTCGAGCCGGGCGGTTTCGGCCTGTTCGTAGTTGCCTGCCCCCACTGCCGCCAGCATGTTGCCGAGCTGACTGCGGATCACGTCCAGATCGCCGCTGGCGTCGTGCTGTTTCCAGGCCGCCGGAAACTGCGCCTGAAGAGCGGTCAGCGCCTGGGTCACGTCGGTTTGCAGGGCGGCGGCGGTGGGAGGACGGCGGTGGGCCGCAGCCGCTTCGAGCTGTTCGCCCAGAGCGCCGAGCTGGGCCAGACTCTGCCGCACCGCCTCCTGATCTTTCAGCAGCGGGGCCAGATCGGAGTAGGCCGAAACCGTTCCCGCCAGAAAGGTCTTGGCCTCGACGATCTCGATGTCGCGTTTGACCGTCACCGCTCCGGCTGGCCCGTCCACGGCGCGGCTGTACTCCACCGGCACCAGATTCAGAAAGCGCAGCACCTGCCCGGCCCGCAGCCGCTGTTCACGCTCACTCAGCGGCGCGGCCCGGAACCCCTCCAGCGCCCGCTGCACATTCTTCAGGCTGCCCGGCAACTGCCGGAACTGCGCCTGGACCGCGCTCAGTTCGGCAGTCCCCCTGGCCTGCTGGAAGGCCGGAGCCAGCAGCGCGAAATAGCCGCTTGCCAGGGCCGACTGTTCGGCGGCGCGGGTGCGGTAGCCCCGGTTCTGGGCATCCTGAATGCCGTTCAGCGCGTCGTTCAGCCGTGACTGATAGCCGCCCTGTACATCGGCCTGCACGGCGGTCATGGCGTCGGCGGGCGTCAACTTTCCGGCGGCGAGCGCCTCGACAGCGGTGGTGGCGTCGGCATTCAGGCGGGTAAACCTGCTGGCCTGCTGGAACTCGCGGGTTGCCAGCCAGTCGCGGGCGTCGGCGGCGCGGCCCGCCTGCACACTCTGGGCCAGGGCCGAATACGCGCCGCCCAGCCACAGCGTCCACAGGTGCGCCTGAGCCGCCGCGTAGCCCGGTTCGTCACCGCGCTGGGCCGCCTGCACGGCTGTTGCAAAGTTCGCACGAAGCTGGGCGGCGGCTGCCGGAGCCGCGCTGCTCAGCGGCGTATCGAGGGCCTTCAGATACTCGGCCCTGGCCTGCTGTACCAGCGTCACCGCCTGCGCCGGATCGAAACTGACCTCGGTGGCAGCCTCGGCCAGCCGCGAACGCATGGCCTCGGCGGGCGTGGCGTAGTCGGCGGCGTGGGCAACCGCCAGCAGCGCCACGCCCAGCAACGCCAGCAGCCGACCACTGCGCGTGCTCATTCGCTGACCTTCACGCCCAGCAGGGCGGCAGCCTGGGTGATGCGCCCGGTGATGGCAGTGGCGCGGTTCTGGGCCTCGGCCTGGAGCGAGTCGGCCTGCTCGGGTGTGAAGTGGCGCCGCTTTTCCAGCGTCGCCAGCCGCAGCACGTAGCTGTTCAGCCCGCTCAGCCCCGCCCTGATCTGCGTGTCGAGCTGCGGATTTTTCGCCTTCACCTCTGCCGAGAGGCCCCGGTACATCGCCTCCCACGAGGCCACGTTGCCGCTCAGGTCGGAGAGCCGCGAGATCACCACGAAGTCGCGGCGGGTGGTGGCATTTCCCAGCACGAAGCGCGAGGTCTTCCAGTTCTCGAAGAAGACCGGGCCGACCGTGGGGACGTTGCCCAGCAGCGCTCCGAACACGTCGGCGCGGGTGGGCTGCCACGTGGCAGCGGCCTTCCGCAGCAGTCCGGTCTGACGGTTCAGCTCGGCGGCAGCGGCCTTCAGCACGTTGGCGTCGGGCAGACGATCTCCGAAGCCCAGCTTGCCGTCGCCGTCCACATCGAAGGCCACACCCGACGAGAACGACGTGACGGTGTTCCAGAGCGTGCCCTCGTTCACGCCGAACAGGTTGCCGGGCCGGGACAGCACGTGGCCGCTGGGCAGCTTCAGATCGTAGAGCGCCACCGCGTCGCCACCCTCGGCGGCGCTCGTTCCGGCGTCCAAAATCACGTCGTAGGCCGACAGGCTGTTGACCCCTGCCACGATGCCCTCGATTTCCTCGTAGACCGGGCTGGCTTTCGTCCAGCCGTCTCGCGCCTCCTTCAGGGCCGCCTGCACCGCCGCAGTGTTGGCGCTCAGCTTGCGGTAATCGAAGCCCGCGGCTCTGGCGAGCGCGTAATAGGCGTCTGCGCCGCGCACGAGCTGAGCAGTTCCGGCAGCCTGCACGGTCAGCCGCTGCGTCAGATACGTCTGGACCGTTTTCAGCGTGGCGGGCACCTCGGCGGCCTGCACGCCAGAGCAGGCGCTCAGCAGCGCCCAGACAGTCAGTGCAGTGGCCGCTGGACAGCCTGCGGGCAGCCGTCCTCCCGAAACCTGCTGTGCGTCTGGGCCGACCCGCCGAGCAACCACCGTCTTCGTTCCTTGCATTCAGAGTCCTCCGATATATCCGACTGGTTTAGTCTGGATTGCTGGACCCATCTTGCCTCGCTGATCCGGGCGGCGTCAACCGCTTCAGCCCTCGGTGTCTGCTGTGAGCGGGGCCGATGCCCGCTGTGACTGCAAATACAGCTCCAGAATCTGCACTGCTGCGGCCTCGTCGAGGTCTGCGGCACCCAGCGCCCGCGCCCGCTTGGTGGTAAAGCGCTCGTCCTGGTACACGATGTCCAGCCCGGCGGTCTTCAGCTCGCGCCCGAAGGAACGCACCCGGTCGGCCGTGGGGCTGGGCTTGCCGTCGATGCTGAGCGGCAGGCCGATGACCACCCGCACCGCGCCCTCGGCCTTCACCTTGGCCAGGACCTGCCGCACGTCCCAGATCAGGCGTTTGCGGTCGAAACTGCCGCGCCCGAAGGCCAGGGCACCCCGGCTGGCCGCGAAGCCGATGCGGGTCTTGCTGACATCCAGCGCCAGCAGCACCGGCAGGGAAGACGCAGCGGCCGCTTCAGTCATCAGCGGCTCGCCTCCGCCGCTCTCAGAAAGATGGCCGCCGCTTCCCGCACCTGCTCGGCGGTGGTCGCCGCCCCGAAGCTGAACCGGATGCTGGCGCGGGCATCTGCCGCACTCAGGCCCAGCGCCGTCAGCACGTGGCTCGGCTGCATGGTTCCGGCGCTGCACGCGCTTCCGGCACTGGCCGCCACGCCCATCAGATCGAGGTTCATCAGCAGCGCTTCCCCGTCGGCCCCCGCCACCGTGAACGACGCCACCTTGGGGCTGCCCGCCGGGGTGTGGTTGGCCTGAAGTCCGGGCACGTTCAGCAGGTCGGTCAGGGTGTGTTGCAGCAGGCGCAGGTGGGCGAAGGTGGCGGGCCGTTCGCGTTCGGCTTCCTCCAGTGCGGCTCCCGCTGCCGCGATGCCGGGAGCGTTCTGCGTGCCCGCCCGCAGTCCCCGTTCCTGCCCGCCGCCCATCAGCAGCGGCGGCACATCCAGCCCCCGGCGCAGATACAGAAAGCCCACGCCCAGCGGGCCGCCCCATTTGTGGGCGCTGAAACTGGCCGCATCCACGTTCCAGTCGTGCAGGGTCACGGGCAGCACGCCCGGCGACTGCACCGCGTCGGTATGAAACAGTGCGCCGCCCGCATGCGCGACCTCGGCCAGTGCCGCCACGTCCTGCACCACGCCGATTTCGTTGTTGGCATGGTGGATGCTGACCAGAAACGTGTTCGGAACGCATCGCCGCTTTCAGCGCGTCGGGGCTGATCATGCCGCCGGGGCCGGGCGGCAGAAACGTCACGTCCACGCCCTGCGTCGCCAGCCAGCGGGCCGGAGCCAGCACCGCCGAATGTTCCAGCGCACTGGTCACCAGGTGGCCCCGGTAGTGCTGCGCCGCGCCCAGGCCCAGCAGGATGGTGTTATCGGCCTCGGTGCCGCCGCCCATCGCCAGCAGTTCCAGCGGACTGGCTCCCAGGGCACGCGCCACCTTGGCCCGCCCGTCTTCCAGCGCCTGGCGCATCTGCTGTCCCGCCTGGTGAATGCTGGCGGGGTTGCCCGGTTCTCTGCTCAGCTCCAGATACACCGCCGCTGCCGAGGCCCGGAGCGGATGTGTGGCGGCGTAGTCGAGATAGATGTCGCCGTGCGGCCCGGTCATCGGAACCCTGCCATCAGGGAGCCGGGAAGCTGGTGAGTTCCTGCCCGTTCACACGCACCACGAACGTGGCGTCACCGCGCACCTGAATGCTCTCCTGCTGGGCGGTGGCCCCGGCGACCGTGCTGCTGGGTGTGCCCGAGAGGACCGTGCGTTCTCCGTCGGCGTCGCGCACGATGATATCGACCGTGCCGTCTGGCAGGTTGCTGGGGAAGGTGTAATTCAGGGCGACGGTGCGGGTCGGGGTGGTATCGGCAGGGGTGGGCGTGACCGGTGTGGGCGTCACGGGGGTGGTGTCGGGCGTGGTGGGCGTCGGGGTGACGGGGGTGGTATCGGGCGTGGTCGGCGTGGGCGGAACAGTGGTGTCCGGGGTGGTGGTGGTATCGGGCGTGGTGGTAGCTGGGGTGGTCGTGTCAGGCGTGGTGGGCGTCGGCGTGACCGGCGTGGGTGTGACGGGTGTGGGTGTCGGCTGGACGGGCGCGACATACACCGGGGGCGGCAACGGCAGTGCGCCGGTGCTCTGGCTGGGGCCGGTAAAGGGAATGGTGGCGATGGTCAGCGTGACCGGCGACCCCACATCCACCTTGACGTAGGGGGCAGGCTGCTGGGCCAGCACGGTGTTCTGCCGGGCGTCGCTGTTCTGACGCGTGATGGTATGAACCACCAGCCCGGCGCGGCGGGCCAGATCGCGGGCATCCTCGAAGCTCAGGCCGGTCAACGGGGGCAGCCAGGTCAGCTTGCTCTTCACGCCGCCCGACACCATCAGCGTCACCTTGTCGCCGCGCTGGGCGGTCGCCCCGGCTTCCGGCAGCTGTGCGATGACCCGGCCTTTGGGGGTGTTGGTAAAGGTACCGTCCACCGTGATGATCTGCCCACGCGTCAGGCGGTTTTCGGCCAGCAGCGTCGCCACCTGATTGAGATTCAGGTCGTCGAGTTTGGGCACCGTCAGCGGCGGGGGGTTGTTGACGGTCAGGGTGATCTGACGTCCGACCGGCAGATTGGTTCCGGCGGGCGGGTCCTGTGCCAGCACGTTGCCCACGGCCATTCCCACGCCCTCGCCGTCGGTGTACGCGACCCGGAAGCCCTCGTCGGTCAGCTTGCGAGCGGCGTTCTCGGCGGGCTGTCCCATCACGCTCATCACATCGCGGATCGGGGGATTGAGATAGATGCGGGCTGCCTGTGCGCCCAGATAGCCCGCGCCCCCCAGAAACAGCAGCCCCGGCAGCACTGCCCACACACTCAGTGCCGGACGCCTGCGCCGCAGCTTGCCCCGGCCCAGTGGCGTCAGCAGGCCGGTATTCAGCGCGGCGGCCTCTTCCGGAGTGCGGGCGGCAGGCGCGACAAAGGCGAGCTGCGGTTCTCCGTAATCCGGAAAGACGATCTCGGCGTCGCTGAGCGCAAAGCCCTGTTCGGCCAGCCCGGTGCCCAGATCGCGCAGCGCCTGCACTTCCACCTCGCCGCGCACCGGCAGCGCCAGAAATTCGGCCAGTGTACGGCCTTCCAGTGGTTTCCAGACGGTGTAGTAGGCACCGGGCCGCGCCACCACATCGATCAACCCGGCGGGTGCCAGCGCTTTCAGGCCGCTGCGGTAGCGGTGAAACGAGCTGCGCTGCGCCGACGTACCGACCTCGAACCATTCGAGGCGCAGGCGCTGGCTGCCCGGCTGTCCCGCCTCGTGCACGCTGTAGCGCCGCACGTGGCCTTCGCTGCTCAGCTCAGACAGGACTTCATACTTGTTGTCGATTCTGTCTGCCGCGCCGTTCATCCGTCCCAGAGTATAGCGGGACGAGGTGATATCGGCTTGAGCGGGCTGCCCCCGGCCTCCTGCCGGGCCTGCTTCAGAGTCGTTCATTCAGCCGTTCCAGCCCGTCCAGTCCGACCCGCGCCAGGGCTGCCGACACGCGTTCACCGCTGACCGGATGTTGCCAGTGCGGGGCGATGTCGTTCAGCGGAGCCAGCACGAAGCCGCGCTCAAAGGCGCGTGGATGTGGCAGCGTCAGATGTGGGGTGTTCAGCACCCGGTCGGCGTATCCGATCAGGTCGAGGTCGAGAACGCGTGGCCCCCAGCGTTCCAGCCGCACCCGCCCACTGCTTTGCTCGGTGCCGAGCAGCGCGTCCATCAGCGCCTCTGCTGCTAAATCTGTTCGCAGACTCAGGGCGGCATTCAGATAGTCTGGCTGCCCCGGCGGGCCGCCCACCGCCCGCGTGCGGTAGAGCCAGGACGTCGCCGTCACGTTTCCGAACTGTTCCAGCGCTGTGCGGGCCGCCCGCAGCGCCGCCAGCGGGTCGCCCAGGTTGGCCCCCAGCGCGATCAGCGCGGCTTCGCCGCTAGTCATGCCGCTGGAGGCTCAGTTCGGCGTACACGTCGCGCAGCACGCCGGGCAGCGGGGCGTGCGGCTTGTGGACGCGCACCGTCACGCTCTCCAGCAGCGGCTGTTCGCGCAGCAGGCGGCGGGCGATATTGGCGGTCAGCACCTCGATCAGCTGCACCCGCGTCCGGGTGGTTTCCTGCTCTACGGCGGCGTAGATCTCCTCGTAGTTCACGGCCCGGTCGAGTTCGTCAGGAATGGCGGCAAAGGGCCAGAACAGCTCTACATCCACCACAAAGCGTGCCCCGAAGCGGGCCTCCTCGTCATAGACCCCGTGGCGTGCGTGAAACTCCATTCCTGACAGAACCACTCTGCTGCTCATGGCAGAAGTGTAGAGCGCTGGCCCGGATCACTCCAAGCCGGGCGATTCCAGCAGCGCCGCCTGTACCCGCAGCGCCTGCATCGTCGCCGGAACGTTGTGGACGCGCACCATCGCCGCCCCGCGCCGAGCGGCGTCCAGATGCACCGCCAGACTGCCTGCGTCGCGTCCGGACGCGTCCTTTACGCCCGACAGCGTGCCGATGAACTTCTTGCGGCTGGCTCCCACCAGCACGCCCGGCGACCCGGCGGTCAGGTCGTCCAGCGCCCGCAGCAGCGCCAGATTGTGTGTCAGCGTTTTACCGAAGCCGATTCCCGGATCGAGCAGCACCCCCGGCACGCCTGCTGCCTGCGCCGCCTGCGCCCGCTGCCGCAGAAAGCCGAAGACCTCGCCCACCACGTCGGTGTAGTGCGGCTGCACCTGCATGCTGCGCGGCTCGCCCTGCATGTGCATGATGCAGGCGGCAGCCCCGGCCTGGGCACACACCTGCTGCATCTCTGGCCCCAGCCCCGACACGTCGTTGACGAGATGCACTCCCGCTGCCAGCGCGGCCTGTGCCACCTCCGGCTTCAGGGTGTCGATGCTCAGGACGGCGTTCCAGTCCTTCAGTGCCCGGATGATCGGCAGGACCCGGTCCAGCTCGGTGTCGGTGCTCACCGGGTCGGCACCGGGGCGGGTACTCTCGCCGCCGATGTCCAGCACCAGGGCGCCCGCCTCCAGCATGGCGCTCGCCTGGGTCAGGGCCGCTTCCAGCGTGGCATGCTGCCCCCCGTCCGAGAAGCTGTCGGGCGTGGCGTTCAGGATGCCCATGACCCCGCAGCCGCGCCAGGACAGCCGCCAGCCCTCCGGCGTGCGCTCTGCTCCCGGCACTGCCCGCCGGAAGATCAGGGCGTGCTCGCTTCTGGGCGGCATCACTCGCTTTTCTTTTCGTCCAGCCGGAAGCTGACCAGCACGCGCCGCTGATCGTCCGGATAGGCGTCCACGAAGGCCGGAACCTTGCGCCCGCTGCGAAACGGCACGTAGCTGCGCCCGCCATGCTCGAAGCCGGTATCGAGCGCCACCACGACCGGGTGATCTTCGGGAATGCGCGTGTCTCGGCTCAGCGAGTACTTCACGTCTCTGGTCTCGGCGCTGGAGCGCACCACCACCGGACGCTGTGCCCCACTGCGAACCTCTTTCTGCCGCAGAGACGGCGACTCGCTCAGGCCCAGGGCCGACGACTTGACGCCCAGCCGAGAGCAGATGGCGAACAGTATCGGTCCGGCGGCTGCCGACGCCAGGGCATACATGGCGCTGCTGACACTCACGTCGGCGAGGCGGCTCAGGGCATGCATCGCCCGCCCGCTGGGGCCATAGCGCCGCAGGACTTCGTTCAGCAGTTCGTCGGGCAGCAGGATGGCCGCCGCGCCCACATTGCACAGCGTTTCAATCGCGTCTTCCAGAAACTGGCCCTCGAAGCGGTCGTGCAGTTCGCTCAGCAGATCGTCGTCGCCCAGCAGCAGCGCGTGGCTGACCTCGTGCGCCAGGGTGAAACGTTGCCGCTGTGGACTGGCCCGGCGGCTGATCAGGATGACGCCGTGTTCCGGGTCGTAGGCCCCGTCGCGTTCTCCCAGATCGGTGTACACCAGCTTGGCCTTCAGCCCAGTTGCCAGACTGTCGGTGTCGCGGCCCGGCAGCGCCTGGGCGTACTCGCGGGCGATCTGCTGCATACGCTCCCGCTGAGCAGCACTCAGGCGGCGCTCGGCGGCGGGAGTTTCTGGCGGGCTGGACTGGTTCGCGTCGCCGGAAGGGGGCGTGGTCACGTCTCTATTCTGACAGCTCTTTCCTGTTTCCCGCTGAACTCTTCCGGTTCCGAACAATCTCCTAACTCGCGGCTCACCGTTCAGGGAACCGTGCCGACCGACGGAAAGAAGAAGCAGGAGACGGCCTCTCTTACTCCGAGAGCAGGCGGGCCACCAGCGCCACGTAATCACTCTGGGCCTGCTCCTGAGATGTGCCGCGCAGCTCGGCCCAGGCGTCGTATTTGGCATTGCCCGCGAAGTCGAAACCTCCGGGCCGCTCGGTGGTCACGTCGCCTGAGCTGCCCTGCTTGTACAGCGCATACAGCCGCAGCAGGACGGCGCTGCTGGGCCGCTTGGGAAGCGTCTTGACCGTCTGCTGTGACTGCTCGAACGCGGTCTGAAGGTCGGGATTCACCGGCACAGTGTAAACGCTGCGGGCGGTTTTGCCACGGCTGGCTGTTTCTGCTGTCTTCAGGTCGGCAGGCATTCCAAAGCGGATGGTTGGTGGGGCATACAATACGGGCGTGATTGGAAAAACATATACGACCCTGCTCGGCGGGCGGGAACTGACGCTGGAGACCGGCAAGCTCGCCAAACTGGTCAGCGGCTCGGTCACGCTGCGCTACGGCGACACGCTGCTCCTGGTGACGGCTCAGGCACGCGACGACCTCTCGACGCTCGATTTCCTGCCGCTGACGGTGGAATTCGAGGAGCGCCACTACGCGGTGGGCAAAATCCCCGGCAGCTTTCCCAGGCGCGAAGGCCGCCCCGGAGAGAAGGCCATTCTGAGTGCGCGGATCACCGACCGCCAGATCAGGCCGCTGTTTCCCAAGGGCTATCGCCAGGAAACCCAGGTCATCATTACAGTGCTGTCGGCAGACGGGCAGAACCTTCCC carries:
- a CDS encoding imelysin family protein, translating into MQGTKTVVARRVGPDAQQVSGGRLPAGCPAATALTVWALLSACSGVQAAEVPATLKTVQTYLTQRLTVQAAGTAQLVRGADAYYALARAAGFDYRKLSANTAAVQAALKEARDGWTKASPVYEEIEGIVAGVNSLSAYDVILDAGTSAAEGGDAVALYDLKLPSGHVLSRPGNLFGVNEGTLWNTVTSFSSGVAFDVDGDGKLGFGDRLPDANVLKAAAAELNRQTGLLRKAAATWQPTRADVFGALLGNVPTVGPVFFENWKTSRFVLGNATTRRDFVVISRLSDLSGNVASWEAMYRGLSAEVKAKNPQLDTQIRAGLSGLNSYVLRLATLEKRRHFTPEQADSLQAEAQNRATAITGRITQAAALLGVKVSE
- the rny gene encoding ribonuclease Y; translated protein: MTVLFVILALLVGLAVAYPLGVSRGQARRAELDDSLQREALAQAERIRSEAEAQAQSTRAEAGRIREDASRLYQEAEVRQAQATQQRDAAVADAVRERADTAREREALKLDRQETKRERDELKREIERVNRRAEQLDARGDRLSHQEERLEAHEKSLAEQEAHLVERQRGVELKLYEVAALTPEQAREQLLSKIDAELDEEKAIRVRSMQERAGTEAKRHARHIIAQAIQRSASETSAALSVSVVPIPSDAMKGRIIGREGRNIRAFESLTGVDLIIDDTPEAVILSSFNPVRREVARHVLEALVADGRIHPSRIEEMVHRAQDDMKTFIYSQGEEAASSSGVLGLKPGLVQLLGRMYFRTSYGQNVLKHSVQVAHLTGIMAAELGLDVNMARRAGLMHDVGKSIDREIEGTHVDIGVSLGRRFGEPMEVIDAIAHHHDPENGETLYSVLVAAADAISAARPGARREELESYIKRLENLEHIAVSFPGVQTAYAVQAGREVRVLVQPEKVSDAQATLLAREIANRIEQDMEYPGQVQVTVVRESRAVEVAK
- the folP gene encoding dihydropteroate synthase, whose translation is MPPRSEHALIFRRAVPGAERTPEGWRLSWRGCGVMGILNATPDSFSDGGQHATLEAALTQASAMLEAGALVLDIGGESTRPGADPVSTDTELDRVLPIIRALKDWNAVLSIDTLKPEVAQAALAAGVHLVNDVSGLGPEMQQVCAQAGAAACIMHMQGEPRSMQVQPHYTDVVGEVFGFLRQRAQAAQAAGVPGVLLDPGIGFGKTLTHNLALLRALDDLTAGSPGVLVGASRKKFIGTLSGVKDASGRDAGSLAVHLDAARRGAAMVRVHNVPATMQALRVQAALLESPGLE
- a CDS encoding FTR1 family protein: MSTRSGRLLALLGVALLAVAHAADYATPAEAMRSRLAEAATEVSFDPAQAVTLVQQARAEYLKALDTPLSSAAPAAAAQLRANFATAVQAAQRGDEPGYAAAQAHLWTLWLGGAYSALAQSVQAGRAADARDWLATREFQQASRFTRLNADATTAVEALAAGKLTPADAMTAVQADVQGGYQSRLNDALNGIQDAQNRGYRTRAAEQSALASGYFALLAPAFQQARGTAELSAVQAQFRQLPGSLKNVQRALEGFRAAPLSEREQRLRAGQVLRFLNLVPVEYSRAVDGPAGAVTVKRDIEIVEAKTFLAGTVSAYSDLAPLLKDQEAVRQSLAQLGALGEQLEAAAAHRRPPTAAALQTDVTQALTALQAQFPAAWKQHDASGDLDVIRSQLGNMLAAVGAGNYEQAETARLDAYATLESGPEARIAVFAPDLKLRLENLFWNGDSPAGLARLIRDRAPLAQVKASRAQLDQELAQTGELLGTEQAPAAVATNAGVIVFREGLEAVLILAALMGSLRRPEVRHLRRPMWWGAALAFAATAVTWFVMSGTLSLFARFGEKLEAVISVLAIAVLLIIMNWFVHQVYWNDRMADFQKTKHSLMGQNVGQWVGLTLLGFTSIYREGFETVLFLQSLALQSGSAPVLSGTGLGLAAVVGVGVLVFALQAKLPMKKLLVWTGMMICAVLAVMVGNTVHVLQLVGWFPVHGVVGLELPSWASLWLGVYPTWEGLVSQVLAVILVVGSYFLSEAIKERRLQRKLKQSRQHGASSTVARQ
- the folK gene encoding 2-amino-4-hydroxy-6-hydroxymethyldihydropteridine diphosphokinase, which codes for MTSGEAALIALGANLGDPLAALRAARTALEQFGNVTATSWLYRTRAVGGPPGQPDYLNAALSLRTDLAAEALMDALLGTEQSSGRVRLERWGPRVLDLDLIGYADRVLNTPHLTLPHPRAFERGFVLAPLNDIAPHWQHPVSGERVSAALARVGLDGLERLNERL
- the folB gene encoding dihydroneopterin aldolase, which gives rise to MSSRVVLSGMEFHARHGVYDEEARFGARFVVDVELFWPFAAIPDELDRAVNYEEIYAAVEQETTRTRVQLIEVLTANIARRLLREQPLLESVTVRVHKPHAPLPGVLRDVYAELSLQRHD
- a CDS encoding PASTA domain-containing protein — translated: MNDSEAGPAGGRGQPAQADITSSRYTLGRMNGAADRIDNKYEVLSELSSEGHVRRYSVHEAGQPGSQRLRLEWFEVGTSAQRSSFHRYRSGLKALAPAGLIDVVARPGAYYTVWKPLEGRTLAEFLALPVRGEVEVQALRDLGTGLAEQGFALSDAEIVFPDYGEPQLAFVAPAARTPEEAAALNTGLLTPLGRGKLRRRRPALSVWAVLPGLLFLGGAGYLGAQAARIYLNPPIRDVMSVMGQPAENAARKLTDEGFRVAYTDGEGVGMAVGNVLAQDPPAGTNLPVGRQITLTVNNPPPLTVPKLDDLNLNQVATLLAENRLTRGQIITVDGTFTNTPKGRVIAQLPEAGATAQRGDKVTLMVSGGVKSKLTWLPPLTGLSFEDARDLARRAGLVVHTITRQNSDARQNTVLAQQPAPYVKVDVGSPVTLTIATIPFTGPSQSTGALPLPPPVYVAPVQPTPTPVTPTPVTPTPTTPDTTTPATTTPDTTTTPDTTVPPTPTTPDTTPVTPTPTTPDTTPVTPTPVTPTPADTTPTRTVALNYTFPSNLPDGTVDIIVRDADGERTVLSGTPSSTVAGATAQQESIQVRGDATFVVRVNGQELTSFPAP
- the ruvX gene encoding Holliday junction resolvase RuvX, which gives rise to MTEAAAASSLPVLLALDVSKTRIGFAASRGALAFGRGSFDRKRLIWDVRQVLAKVKAEGAVRVVIGLPLSIDGKPSPTADRVRSFGRELKTAGLDIVYQDERFTTKRARALGAADLDEAAAVQILELYLQSQRASAPLTADTEG
- a CDS encoding cysteine desulfurase family protein; this translates as MVQDVAALAEVAHAGGALFHTDAVQSPGVLPVTLHDWNVDAASFSAHKWGGPLGVGFLYLRRGLDVPPLLMGGGQERGLRAGTQNAPGIAAAGAALEEAERERPATFAHLRLLQHTLTDLLNVPGLQANHTPAGSPKVASFTVAGADGEALLMNLDLMGVAASAGSACSAGTMQPSHVLTALGLSAADARASIRFSFGAATTAEQVREAAAIFLRAAEASR